DNA from Cyanobium sp. ATX 6F1:
CACTGGGAACCACTGGGCGATGAGGGTCCGCAGGGCTGGCTGCTGGGGAAGCGGTTGCTCTGGAGAGACGGCCCCGCGCTGCCGGCCCCCTGGGGGGCCCTCTCAGAGCTCGACCCCGTTGAACAGGAGCTGTGGCGGCTGCGCCAGGGCTTCCCCGCCGCCCCCGGTGAACTGAATGACGACACCAACCCCTTCGAGCTGGGGCTGGCCGATCGGGTCAGCCTCAGCAAGGGTTGCTACGTGGGCCAGGAGACCCTGGCCAAACTGAGCACCTACGACGGCGTCAAGCAACAGCTCCGTCGCTTCGTCTCTGCCCCGGGAGCCCCGAGAGCCGCCCTGGCAGCGGGCAGCGTCCTGGTCACGGCGGCGGGGGAGCGGGCCGGCAAGGTCAGCTCCTGCCTGGAGCTCACGGCCAGCTCAGCCGGAACGCGCCAGGTGGTCGGCCTGGCTCTGGTGCGCCGTCAGGCCCTGGCCGAACCGGTGCTCTGGGCGGGTGGAGCGGCGGGCACGGGCTGGGCCCTGGAGCTCTCGTTGCCCGAGGCCTTCGTGGCTCCGCCGCTGGGGGCCGGCCGGCCGAAGCTCTGAGCAGCGCCCGGCGCAGCACCGTCAGCTCCTGCTGTCCTGCTCCAGCAACCACTGGGCCACACGCCAGGTGGCCAGGCCGTCGTCGTGGTTGTAGCGGAAGATCCGGCGCAGCAGGTGATGGCTGCCCCGGGGGGCGCTGGCCGTTCCCGAGCGCCATTGCCGCCACCAGAGCAGGCAGCGGGCCCCATCCACCCCCTTCTGACTCCACTGGAACCCAAGCCAGCCGGCCACCGCCTTGAGCCCATAGCTGTTCACCGGCAGCAGCCAATGGCGCTTCAGCCGCTGGTGCAGATCCAGGCAGCGGGCCCGCAGGGCCTCCAGCTCGGCGTCCGTGGCGCCCTGGCGCTGGGCCAGGCGCACCAGGGCCAGCGATTCGGTCTCGCCGTAATGGAGCACCGGCCAGCCGGGGTAGCGCGCCAGCAGGCGCTGGAGGCGCAGCCAGAGGCGCGCCTCGCCGTGTTCGTAGAGCGCCATCAGCGGGTGGTAGGGGGCGGCGTCGGCATCACCCCAGCCATCCGATCCCCGCTCCAGGCGCAGAAAGCCGTGCAGAAAATCATCGCGGGCATCGGGATCCGATTCGATGTCGTAGATCAGCACCCCCGGCGCCGACTCCAGCTCCGGCAGGGCGGGACCGGCCCCCAGGCGCTGCGGCACCCCCGAGCGCTGCACCCGGGCCTGGGCGACCAGCTGGGCCGCCACCTCCCGGTGCTGTTCCCCGTGCACCTCAAGGGCGTCCGCCAGCTGCTCGGGATCGGCCGCCGCCAGGTCGGCGAGCCTCGGCAGCCCCAGCTCGATCAGCAGCTCCCGGCGCTTGGCGCCGATGCCGCTCACCTCGCTGAGGTGCCCCTCCGCCGCCGCCTCGCGCCCGCAGAAGCCCCGCCAACTGCAGAGGGTGCATTTCTTGCGGTCGGTGGTCAGCGGCGGCATGGGCCCGGCGCCGAGCTCCTCGCCCATGCGCAGCAGCTGCCCGTCCAGCTGGCGCTCCAGGGCTGGGGTCAGGGCCAGCCGTTCCTGCTCCAGCGCGCCACCGGAAACCGCGACCACCAGAGCGTGGTCCACGGGACCCTGCTGGGTGCGGGCCAGAAGCCGGCCCGAGAAACTCATCGCGAGCCGATGCTCGCGGGTGAGGCGGCGGCCCTGGCGGGCGAGCACGGGCCGGTAGGCCCAGCCCCCCCAGCGGCTGTGCCCCTCCACCCGCTGCAGCAGGGGCGGATGGGCCTCCAGCTCCAGACCCCCGGGTCCGGGGCCGCGCAGGCGCAGGCCCACCACCGCCTCGGCCCCCTCCGCGCAGGCCCCTGGGCCATGGCGGGGGCGCCTGGGCACCAGGGCCGCAAAGCTGCGGTACTGATCCTCCAGTTGCAGGCTGCGGTGGGCCGTCCAGAGCCGCTCGGAGGCCTCCCCGTGCAGGTCAAGCCAGGCGCGGCGACGGCAACGCAACCAACTACGCAACAGACGATCGGTGATCGGTAACCGATCGTTCGGCGTAGTTGGCCCCATCGGGGCACGCTACGGCGGCCGGTGGCCTGCCACCAGGCCGGCACGACGACGCCCCCAAGTGCCGCCTCCGGCTGCTACGGCTAGGCCAGCGCGTCCGCACCGATGGCCTCTGCCCCCCTGCCCCTGGTTCCCAGCCCGATCGCCTTCGGCACCGATGGCTGGCGGGGCATCCTCGGGGTGGACATCACCATCGAACGCCTGCTGAGCGTGGCCGCCGCCGCCGCCCGGGAGCTGGAGCATTCCGCCCCCGAAGGTCTGCGCAGCCGCGAGGTGGTGATCGGCTACGACCGTCGCTTCATGGCGCCGGAGTTCGCCGCCGCCATCGCCGCGGCCGTGCGCGGCGCCGATCTGGAACCCGTGCTCACCGACACCCCGGTGCCCACCCCCGCCTGCAGCTGGGCGGTGGTGGAACGCGCCGCCCTCGGGGCGCTCGTGATCACCGCCAGCCACAACCCGCCCGAATGGCTCGGGCTGAAGATCAAGGGCCACTTCGGCGGCTCGGTGGAGGGCGACTTCACCGCCCGGGTGGAGCGGCGTCTGGCGGCGGGGGGGATCACGGTGCCGATCGAGGGCGACACCCCCCTGATCGATGGTTGGGGCGGCTACCTCGATGGCCTGCGCCGCCAGGTGGACACCGCCGCCCTGGCCTCAGGCCTGGCTGAATTGGGCCTGAAGGTGATCGTCGATCCGATGCACGGCTCAGCCGCCGGCGGCCTCGGAGCCCTGCTGGGCGAGGGGATCAGCGAGATCCGCTCAGCGCGGGATCCCCTGTTCGGCGGCCACCCCCCCGAACCCCTGGCCCCCTACCTCAACGAGCTGATCGCCCGGGTGAACGCCAGCACCGCCGCCGGCCAACCGGCAGTGGGGATCGTCTTCGATGGCGATGGCGACCGCATCGCCGCCATCGACGAACACGGCCGCTACTGCAGCACCCAACTGCTGATGCCGCTGCTGATCGACCACCTGGCCGGGGCCAGGGGCCTTCCGGGAAAGGTGATCAAGACCGTGAGCGGCTCGGATCTGATGGCGGCCGTGGCCGAAGACCTGGGTCGCGAGGTGATCGAGAAGCCCGTGGGCTTCAAGTACATCGCCAGCGAAATGCTCGCCGGCGAGGTGCTGATCGGCGGCGAGGAGTCCGGTGGGGTGGGCTTCGGCCTCCATCTGCCCGAGCGCGATGCCCTGCTCGTGGCCCTGCTGCTGCTGGAGGCCCTGGTGGAGGGCGGCCTGCCCCTGGGGGCCCGCCTCAATGCCCTCCAACAACGTTGCGGAGGCGCCAGCGCCTACGACCGCCTCGACCTGCGCCTCAAGGACATGGCCAGCCGAGCGCGGCTGGAGCGGCAGCTGGCGGAAGCGCCCCCCGCTGAGGTGGCCGGCGCCCCCGTGCGCGAGGTGATCCGCACCGATGGCGTCAAGTTGCGGCTCGGGCCGAGCCACTGGCTGATGCTGCGCTTCTCCGGCACCGAACCGCTGCTGCGGCTCTACTGCGAAGCGCCCAGCGAGGAGCGGGTGGCCCAGGTGCTGGCCTGGGCGCGCGCCCTGGCGGAGCAGGCGTGAGCGCCGTCCACGGGTTCGAGGGCGGCCCCAGGGTGCTGGTGATCGCCAGCGGCAACGCCGGCAAGCTGCGGGAGTTCACGGCCCTGCTCTCCGGCCTCAACCTGGAACTGCTGCCCCAGCCGGCGGGCCTGGAGGTGGAGGAAACCGGCGACAGCTTCGCCGCCAATGCCCGGCTCAAGGCCGAAGCGGTGGCCCGGGCCACGGGCCACTGGGCCCTGGCCGACGACTCCGGCCTCAGCGTGGGGGCCCTCGGCGGCGCACCCGGCCTCCACTCGGCCCGCTACGCCGCCAGCGACTCCGAGCGCATCGCACGTCTGCTGCGGGAGCTGGACGCCGCCGGCAGCCCCGAAACTCCTGCCGACCGCAGGGCCCAGTTCACGGCCGCCCTGGCGCTGGCGGACCCCAGCGGCCAGACGGTGCTGGAGGTGGAGGGGATCTGTCCGGGGGAGATCCTCGAGGCGCCCAGAGGCGTGGGCGGCTTCGGCTACGACCCGATCTTCTGGGTTCCCGAGGCGGCCCAGACCTTCGCCGAGATGGACCCGGAGCTCAAACGGCGCCTGGGCCACCGCGGCCGGGCCCTCGAAGCGCTCCTGCCCCGGCTGCGGCCCCTCCTGGACGGATCGCCGCTGGGCTGAACCGCTCAGCCGGGGGGCGCCTCGCCGAAGGGCTGGGCAGGCCAGGGGGGCACGGTGCTGCCGTTGCCGTTGCGCATGGCGTGGTAGCCGGGGGAGAGGATTTCCACGCCAGCGGCCGCAAACTGGTCCTGGATCGCGCCGAGCAGATCGGAGAGGCTGCGGCGGTAGGTCTCCACATCGGCTACGTAGGCGTTGAGCTCGTAGCTGATGTGGAAGTCGTTAAGGGAGGTCTGCAGCACAAAGGGGGGAACCTCCTGGCTGATGCCGGCGGTGGCGGCGGCGGCGGCGAGCATCAACTGGTGCACCTGGCGCCAGGGCACGTCGTAGCCGATGGTGACCGTGGTGGCGATCACCACAGGCTCATCGATCTCCCGCCGGGCCAGGCTGTAGTTGACGATCGAGGCACCGAGCACGGTGGCGTTGGGGATGCTCACCACTTCGTTACGGGGGGTGCGCAGGCGGGTCACCAGCAGGGCGCTGTCGTGAACGATGCCGACGGTACCGTTGATGCTGACCCGGTCCCCCTCCTGGTAGGCGCGGGTGTAGGTGAGCATCAGCCCGCCGATCAGGTTGGCGGCCACGGCGCTGGAGCCCAGGGCCGCCAGCACCCCCACGAACAAGCCCGCCCCCTGGAAGGCCTTGCTGTTGGCACCAGGGATGTAGGGGTAGGCCAGCACCGCCCCCAACAACAGGATGCCGATCCCCACCAGCCGGGCCGTGGGCCGCGCCCACTCGGGATAGAACCAGCGCAGGCGCAGGTTCCCCAGCTCCACCGCCTTGAACCAGGCGTTGCTGGCGCGCATCAACAGCACACTGAGCCCCAGGATCACCGCCACGGAGATCAGGTCGGGAATGGCCCGAACCAACGAAGCGAAACCGCCCACCACCAGGGCCCTGATCTGGCCGGTCAGGGTCTGGGAGAGGGCCTGGGTGGGCGGGAAGAGCCCCAGGAACAGGGGGATCGAGAGGTAACTGACCAGCAGCAGCACGGCGCCATGGACGATCCGGCGCAGGGGGTCGAGCAGGCCGCGGAGCTGGTCGGCGGTGAGCCATTGATTGCCGCCCACGTGAAGCCCCTGAAGGCGACGGTTCGCCGGATCAGCGATCCAGCGCTTGAGCCTCCGGTTGAGAGCGATCTGACCCCGCAGCCAGAGGATGTAAAGCCCCAGGGCCAGCAGGGCCAGGGCCGTGCCCCGGATCCAGTCCTGGCGGCGGTGGGTGCGGCGGTAGCGCTCGATCGCCCCCCGAATCTGCCCCAGATAACGCTCGGCAAGCTGCTGGCGGCTGAGGCCGAAACGGGCCGCGTTGCGATCGTCGACCGCGATCTGGGGATCGAACTCCCCGTTTCGCAGCAGGCCGATGCTGGTGTACGGGGGATCCTCGCGGATCACGAGCTGCGCCGGATCGACGCTGTAGTCGGCGGCCAGGGCCGCCAGCCGGCGGTTGCCCCGACGGGCCATTTCCACCGGGGTCTGGACCCCGACCGCAGCACGGATCTCCAGCACCCGCCGCCCCTCGAGCTCGACAAAGCCCGCCGGCGGCCCCACCGCCGCCGCCGGATTCCCGGGGGCGGCCCCTCCCAGAGCTGTCGGCAGCGCCGCCACCACCGCCACCGCCAGGGCCGCAGCCAGCAGCGCAGCCAGGAGCTGGCGCAGTCTTCGCCCCCAACCAAAGCGACGGGAGTGGCTCACGCGGGCGCGACGAAGGGTTGCACGGAACCTATCTTCTCGAGGCCCCCCAGGCTCGTCTGCCCTTGGGCATCGTTTCTCTTCCCATGCGCGGCAACCTGGGGATCAGGGCGTTGTTCATGGCCGTCCTGCTCCTGCTCACCATGGGCCCGCCCGTCTCCGCCGCCCCCTCCCCCGCGGGGGGCGACCCCCTGCCCTCCTGGCGGGAGGGCCCGGTCAAACGCCGGCTGCTGGCCTTCGTGGCCGCCGTCAGCACCCAAGGCAGCCGCGACTACGTGCCAGCGGCGGAGCGCCTGGCGGTGTTCGACAACGACGGCACCCTCTGGGGCGAGCAGCCGATGTATGTGCAGCTCGCCTTCGCCCTCGATCGGGCCCGAACGCTTGTGGCCCAGCGGCCGGAGCTGGCGGCCAACCCCGTGGTCGCCGCGGCGGCGGCCGGCGATGTCAAGGCGGTGATGGCCCAGGGCACCCAGGGGTTGCTGGAGCTGGTGGCCCTCACCCATGGCGGGATGAGCACGGAGACCTTCGCCCGGATCGTGCGCGACTGGTTCCGCAGCGCCTGCCATCCTGGCCTTCACCGGCCCTACAGCAGCCTCACCTTCGCGCCGATGGGTGAACTGTTGGAGCTGCTGCGCTCGCGGGGGTTCCTCACCGTGATCGTGTCCGGCGGCGGCAGCGATTTCCTGCGGGTGGTCACCGAGGAGCTCTACGGCGTGCCACCGGAGCAGGTGATCGGCTCCACCGTGCGCACCACCTATGCCGTCGAGGGGAGCGTGCCGGTGCTGCTGCGGCACCCCGAGGTGGCCTTCATCGATGACGGGGCCGGCAAGCCGGTGGGCATCCACACCGCCCTGGGCCGGCGGCCGATCGCCGCCTTCGGCAACTCCGACGGTGATTTCGAGATGCTCGAGTGGACCACCGCCGGCCCGGGCGCCCGCCTGGGCCTGATCCTTCACCACGACGACGCCGAACGGGAGTTCGCCTACGACCGGAACTCCCCCTTCGGCCGACTGGATCGGGCCCTGGCCGCGGCCCCGCAGCGGGGCTGGACGGTGGTGAGCATGCGCAACGACTGGGAGCGGGTGTACCGGCTCAGCGCGAGCCCCTGCTCCCCGTGAGGGTGGCGCTGGGCAAGAAGGCGCGCAGGCGGTTGCCTGAAAAAATCATGAATTGTTGACCGCTCCTTAACCGATCACTGGCAGAGTCCAACGGCGCACACCCCCTGACCCGCTCCCCTTGGTCCGCAGCGGCTTCAGACTGCGCTTGCCGCCATCAGCCCCAGGCTCAGCCCTCCACACACCTGATCCCATGCCCAACGGACAGCCCAACATCCTCATCCTCTGGGGCGATGACATCGGCCAGAGCAACCTCAGCTGCTACAGCGATGGCCTGATGGGCTATCAGACCCCCAACATCGACCGCGTCGCCAAGGAGGGCGGCCGCTTCATCCATTACTACGCCGAGCAGAGCTGCACCGCCGGCCGCGCCGCCTTCATCACCGGTCAGAGCGTGTTCCGCACCGGCCTCAGCAAGGTGGGCCTGCCCGGCGCCCCGGTGGGTTTCCAGGCCGAGGATCCCACCATCGCCGAGCTGCTGAAGCCGCTGGGCTACCGCACGGGGCAGTTCGGCAAGAACCACTTCGGCGACCGCGACGAGCATCTGCCCACGATGCACGGCTTCGATGAGTTCTTCGGCAATCTGTACCACCTCAATGCCGAGGAAGAACCCGAACTGCGCGACTACCCCAAAGAAGACGATCCTGAGTTCCCGAACTTCCGCAAGCGCTTCGCCCCGCGCGGCGTGTTGCACTGCTGGGCCAACGGTGACGGCACCCAGCGGATCGAGAACACCGGCCCACTCACCAAGAAGCGGATGGAAACCGCCGACGACGAGTTCATCGTCGAAGCCAAGCGCTTCATCCGCGATGCGGTGGCCTCGGGCGAGCCCTTCTTCGTGTGGTTCAACACCACCCACATGCACTTCCGCACCCACGCTCGGCCCCAGGATGTGGGCCAGTCAGGGCGTTGGCAGTCGGAATACCACGACGTGATGATCTATCACGACAACTGCATTGGCCAGATGCTGGATCTGGTCGATGAGCTGGGCATCGCCGATGACACGATCGTGATGTACAGCACCGACAACGGCCCGCACATGAACAGCTGGCCCGATGCCGGCATGACGCCTTTCCGTAACGAGAAGAACTCCAACTGGGAGGGGGCCTATCGGGTGCCCGCGCTGGTGCGCTGGCCGGGCCAGATCGAACCCGGCACCCTGTTCACGGGCGTCGTCAGCCACCTCGACTGGCTGCCCACGCTGCTGGCCGCCGCCGGCGAGCCCGAGATCAAGCAGAAACTCCTCGATGGCCATCAGGTGGGAAGCAAGAACTTCCACATCCACCTCGATGGCTACAACATGCTCGATTACTGGACGGGCAAGGCAGGCAAGAGCCCGCGGGTGGAGTTCTTCTACTTCTCCGACGACGGCGACCTCACCGGCCTGCGCTACGACAACTGGAAGTTCGTGTTCGCCGAGCAGCGCGTGACCGGCACGCTTCAGGTGTGGGCCGAGCCCTTCACCGTCCTGCGGCTGCCGAAGATCTTTAACCTGCTCACCGATCCCTACGAACGGGCCGACATCACCTCCAACACCTACTGGGACTGGATGCTCGACCATGCCTTCATGCTGGTGCCGGCCCAGGCCTTCGTGGCTGAATTCCTGTCTTCCTTCCAGGCGTATCCACCCCGCCAGAAGGCTGCCAGCTTCACGGTGGGCGATGTGCTGGAGAAGATGATCTCCGCCGGGGGCGCGAGCTGAGCTCCCGATGAGCGTGGCCCCCATCGTCAGCCGTTCCCGGCCGGGTCGCCCCCCGGCCCGGGACATGGCCTGGATTCCAGCGGGATCCTTTGTGATGGGCTCCGACCACCACTACCCGGAGGAAGCCCCGGCTCACCGGGTGGCGGTGGAGGGCTTCTGGATCGATCGCCATCTGGTCACCAACGCCCAGTTCCTGAAGTTCGTGAAGGCCACCGGCCACATCACCCTGGCCGAGCAGCCCGCCGATCCGGCCGATTACCCCGGTTCCCTGCCGGAGTTGCTCGCTCCTGCTTCGATCGTGTTCGTGCCGCCGCCCGGGCCGATCGGCACCGGCGATCCCTACCGCTGGTGGCAGTACGTGGTCGGCGCGAACTGGCGCCACCCGGAAGGCCCCGGCAGCTCGATCCGGGGGCGGGAGCAGCATCCCGTGGTGCATGTGGCCCATGCCGACGCGGCGGCCTACGCCGCTTGGATCGGCAAGAGCCTGCCGAGTGAAGCGGAGTGGGAACGGGCCGCCTGGGGGGGCCGTGAAGGGGCCGAATTCGCCTGGGGTGAGGAGCTTCACCCCGGCGGACGCCCGCTGGCGAACACGTTCCAGGGAGATTTCCCGCACCACAACAGCCTGCTGGACGGCTATGCGGGCACCTCGCCGGTGGGCGCCTTTCCAGCGAACGGCTACGGCCTGTTCGACACCATCGGCAATGTGTGGGAGTGGACGGACAGCTGGTACCTGGACCATGGGGCCAGGTCCGCCGGGGCGGAGGGCTGCTGCGCCTCCGGCTCGGAGGCCCGGGAGGCGAGCATCGATCGCAGCTCCCAGCACGGGGCGATTCCCCGCAAGGTGATGAAGGGAGGCTCCTTTCTGTGCGCCCCCAGCTACTGCCGCCGCTACCGGCCGGCGGCGCGCCTGGCCCAGGGCATCGACACCTCCACCTGCCACCTGGGCTTCCGCTGCCTCGTGCGTCCATGAAGATCCTGCCGATGCTGTGCGCGGCCGCCACCGCCACCGTGGCCTTCAAGGTCACCGAAGCGCTCTCGCCAATGGGGTCGGCCTTCGCCTGCTCGCTCACCATCGCCCTGACGACCTTCGCCAGCGTCCAGCGACCAGCGCTCCCCCTCTGGTCGGCCCTGTTGGGGGCCCTGGTGGGGTCCCTGGTGGGCGCCGGAACCGTGGCCGCCGATCTGGTCAGCGCAGAAGGTTTCACGGAGCTGGCCCCCCAGCGGGCCCTGATCGTGGGCAGCCTGGCCCTGGCGGGGATTGTGTCCGGTGCCCTCCTGGGGGGGAGTCTGCACCGGCCCTCCCTGCGTCCGCCCAGCGATCTGATCAAGGCCGCCAGCGCCCTGACCACCGGCGTCTTCGCCCTGTTCGTGACGCTCAAGTTCCTCCAGGCGGGTCTCGATCCCGCCCGCACCCTCTCCAGCCGCCTGAGCACCTCGCTCACCGTGCTGGTGGCCTCCCTGGTGCTGCCGGGCTGGGTGGCCTACATCCTCTGTCGGCCCAACCCAGCGGGGGACCCCTGATTCATGGCATGGAAGGAGGCAGTGGAGCAAGTGTTGGCGCAGGCCGTGGGGGCTCTGCAGTTCAGCCTGGAAACCCTCTCGGTGGTCTGCGTGCTGGTGGGGCTGGTGCAGACCCTGCGGCTCGCGTTCAGCCAGCGGCGCCGAAGCCGGGGCGCGGACTTCCCCTTTGCCCGGGTGCGGCTGCGGTTCGGCTCCTGGCTCTCGCTGGCGCTGGAGTTCCAGCTGGGGGCCGACATCGTCGCCACCACCACCGCCCCCAGCGATTCCAATCTGATCCGGCTGGCGGTAGTGGCGGCGATCCGGACCTTCCTGAACATCTTCCTGGCCCGGGAGATGGAGCAGCAGCAACGCCTGGAGGAGCGCTCCCACCCCGAAACAGCCCTGCCGCCCCTGCCATGACCGCCAACCTCACCAACGAACTGGCCAAGGAGCGCAACCGGGCGGCGGCGGAGCGCACCTTGATGGCCTGGATCCGCACCTGCCTGTCGCTGATCAGCTTCGGCTTCGGCCTCGACAAGATCGTCGGCGCCATCAACAGCAGTGGTGGACTCCGTGGGGGCCACGCCGAATGGAGCGTGCGCCTGGTGGCCATGGGCTTTGTGATCACCGGCATCCTGGCGATGGGAGCCGCCACCCGCCAGCACCACCGCGATCTCAGGCGCCTCCTGCGCGACGACTTCACTTACAGCCAGGAGCGCTCCCTGGCCACGGCCACGGCCGTGGCCCTGACCGTGATCGGCGTGTTCGCCCTGCTGATGCTGGCGATCGGCGCGATCAAGAACTGACTGTCCCCTTTCCCCATTCCCGCCATGGCCCAAGCTGCTGCCCTGCTGGTGAGCGCCACCCTGTTCGCGATCATGTTCGCGCTGGGGCTGAGCCTGGCCGGCGACAAATTGAACCTGGTGCGCGAGCGTCCCGCCCTGTTCGCCCGGGTGTTGCTGGGCACCTGCGTGCTGGTGCCCCTGCTGGCGCTGCTGCTGCTGAAGCTGCCGCTCAGCGCGGCCCTCACGCCATCGGCGCGGTTCGCCATCGCCCTGATGGCGATCTGCCCCAGCGCTCCCCTCGCCCTGCGCAAGGCCGGCCAGGCCACGGGCAGCCGTCAGCTGGCGTCCCAGCTGCAGGTGTCGGCGGCGGTGCTGGCGATCCTGTCGATCCCGCTGCTGGCTGACGTCTTCACCCAGACCTACGGAATCTCGGGCTGGGACATCGGTCCGCGGGAGGTGGCCCTGCAGATCAGCAAGGCCCAGCTCCTGCCCCTGGCCTGCGGCATGCTGATGCGGCAGTGGCGACCGGGCTGGGCCCAGCGCTGGGAGGGATTGTTCGACAAGCTGGCCAATGGTCTGCTGCTGCTGCTGATCGTGACGGTGCTGGTCAAGACCGGCCACCTGCTCGTTCCCTTCCTCTCCCGCAGTGCCCTGGCCCTGGGGTTCATGGCGGTGATGGTGGTGGCCTCCCTGGCGATCGGCCATCTGCTCGCCGGCAGCGACCCGGAGGAGCGCACCACCACCGCCCTGGTGACCTCGATGCGCAATCCCGGCCTGGCCCTGCTGCTGGCCAGCACCTACGCCAGTGGGATGGAAGGCCTCAAGCTCGCGATCCTGTCCTACCTGCTCATGACAGTGCTGCTGTCGGTGCCGTACCTGCGCTGGCGCAAAACCCTGAGCAGCGGCGTCGGCGCCTAGGCCACGCATCAAACCCTTACAAAACCACGACGAAGCTGCTGAGGGTGATTAACAAGAAAGGAAGCTCCCTCCGCCCCACACGCCCCATGCGCGATCGATCATTGCTGTTGCTGCTTGCCGCAGGAGTGCTCCTGGCCGCGGCCCCCGGCCGCGCCGAGACCCTCTACAAGCTCGATACCCGCTGCAGCGTCGCCAGTGGAGCACCCCAGGCCTGCAGCGTCGAGGCGATCAATGAAGGTGGCGCCACGCTCTATCGCCACCGCATCGGCACGGCGATCACAACGATCCGCATCACCGACAAGCCCCTGAGGATGGAAATCTGGCAGCAGGACACCAAGCAGTGGAAGTTCCTGCAGAGCGCCTCGGCCCGCTTCTCCACCAACACGCTTTGCTTCAACGGCCGTGAGCTGTGCGTGGTGAATCCCAACTACCTCAACAGCGTCAGCCAGGCCCGCTCCGACCTGATCGCCGGTCGCGATCTGGTCAAGGTGCACTTCGATGCCACCGGTCGCACGAACGCCAGCTGCTACGACGAAGGCTGCGAGCTGGACCTGAAATGAAACGCCTCTCTGGACTCGGCCTGGTGCTGGCCGGCATGATCGCCCTCCCGGCCGGGGCGGGGCTGGCCTTCGATCGCGCCCCTGACCTGGGCGCCCAGCAACTGATCGCCCGCGGCGGCGGCAGAGGGGGTGGCGGTGGCGGCTCCCGTGGGGGCGGCGGCGGTGGCGCCCGCATGGGCGGTGGCGGCGGCGGTGGGAATCGTGGCGGTGGCGGTGGCGCCCGTGGGGGTGGTGGGAACCGGGCCAACACTGGCTTCGCCAACGCCGGCGGCGGCCTCAACAGAGGCTCTGGCAAGCCCAGCGGCGGCTGGAGCAACCGGGTGTCCTCCCCCGGGGCCAACCCGTCGATCAACCGCCCAGCGGGCGGCGCGAACCTCGGCAATCGCACCCCGGGGAACCGTCCCAGCGGCGGCCGTGATCTGGCCGGCAATCGCAACCTGAACCGCGACGGAAACCGCAACCTCAACCGAGACCTCAACCGAAACGTCAATCGAGACGTCAACCGGAACATAAACAGAGACGTCAACCGGACCATCAACCGCTCGGCCAACGTCAACCGCAACTGGAACCGCAACGTCAACTTCAACAACGTCAACGTGCGGCCGGGCTGGGCCCGGGCCGGCTGGGGCGTGGCCCGGCCCTGGAACCACGGCTGGTACGGCGGCTGGAACACCCCCACCTGGGGCT
Protein-coding regions in this window:
- a CDS encoding arylsulfatase yields the protein MPNGQPNILILWGDDIGQSNLSCYSDGLMGYQTPNIDRVAKEGGRFIHYYAEQSCTAGRAAFITGQSVFRTGLSKVGLPGAPVGFQAEDPTIAELLKPLGYRTGQFGKNHFGDRDEHLPTMHGFDEFFGNLYHLNAEEEPELRDYPKEDDPEFPNFRKRFAPRGVLHCWANGDGTQRIENTGPLTKKRMETADDEFIVEAKRFIRDAVASGEPFFVWFNTTHMHFRTHARPQDVGQSGRWQSEYHDVMIYHDNCIGQMLDLVDELGIADDTIVMYSTDNGPHMNSWPDAGMTPFRNEKNSNWEGAYRVPALVRWPGQIEPGTLFTGVVSHLDWLPTLLAAAGEPEIKQKLLDGHQVGSKNFHIHLDGYNMLDYWTGKAGKSPRVEFFYFSDDGDLTGLRYDNWKFVFAEQRVTGTLQVWAEPFTVLRLPKIFNLLTDPYERADITSNTYWDWMLDHAFMLVPAQAFVAEFLSSFQAYPPRQKAASFTVGDVLEKMISAGGAS
- a CDS encoding formylglycine-generating enzyme family protein, with the translated sequence MSVAPIVSRSRPGRPPARDMAWIPAGSFVMGSDHHYPEEAPAHRVAVEGFWIDRHLVTNAQFLKFVKATGHITLAEQPADPADYPGSLPELLAPASIVFVPPPGPIGTGDPYRWWQYVVGANWRHPEGPGSSIRGREQHPVVHVAHADAAAYAAWIGKSLPSEAEWERAAWGGREGAEFAWGEELHPGGRPLANTFQGDFPHHNSLLDGYAGTSPVGAFPANGYGLFDTIGNVWEWTDSWYLDHGARSAGAEGCCASGSEAREASIDRSSQHGAIPRKVMKGGSFLCAPSYCRRYRPAARLAQGIDTSTCHLGFRCLVRP
- a CDS encoding DUF1622 domain-containing protein, which translates into the protein MAWKEAVEQVLAQAVGALQFSLETLSVVCVLVGLVQTLRLAFSQRRRSRGADFPFARVRLRFGSWLSLALEFQLGADIVATTTAPSDSNLIRLAVVAAIRTFLNIFLAREMEQQQRLEERSHPETALPPLP
- a CDS encoding YidH family protein, with product MTANLTNELAKERNRAAAERTLMAWIRTCLSLISFGFGLDKIVGAINSSGGLRGGHAEWSVRLVAMGFVITGILAMGAATRQHHRDLRRLLRDDFTYSQERSLATATAVALTVIGVFALLMLAIGAIKN
- a CDS encoding bile acid:sodium symporter family protein, which codes for MAQAAALLVSATLFAIMFALGLSLAGDKLNLVRERPALFARVLLGTCVLVPLLALLLLKLPLSAALTPSARFAIALMAICPSAPLALRKAGQATGSRQLASQLQVSAAVLAILSIPLLADVFTQTYGISGWDIGPREVALQISKAQLLPLACGMLMRQWRPGWAQRWEGLFDKLANGLLLLLIVTVLVKTGHLLVPFLSRSALALGFMAVMVVASLAIGHLLAGSDPEERTTTALVTSMRNPGLALLLASTYASGMEGLKLAILSYLLMTVLLSVPYLRWRKTLSSGVGA